From Streptomyces fungicidicus, one genomic window encodes:
- a CDS encoding DUF6344 domain-containing protein, translating to MARNKVMKLWNAVVTAFLALCTALGLITTTASAAVPQTDEARNSDSTQGSITLTTPLGSWSLVRALPPTMKQRIHAEAHGKSPSCRHSPQADTTGGSDPTAQQEPPAQQDSAAQPESTGRQEPADCSDDTTSSRAEPAAGRIPLQR from the coding sequence ATGGCCCGGAACAAGGTCATGAAGCTGTGGAACGCCGTCGTCACCGCCTTCCTGGCGCTGTGCACGGCGCTCGGACTCATCACCACGACCGCCTCCGCGGCGGTACCGCAGACCGATGAGGCGCGCAACAGCGACAGCACCCAGGGCTCGATCACCCTGACTACGCCCCTCGGGTCCTGGTCACTGGTCAGGGCCTTGCCCCCCACGATGAAACAGCGCATCCACGCCGAGGCCCACGGGAAGTCCCCCAGCTGCCGGCACAGTCCGCAAGCGGACACCACCGGCGGATCGGACCCCACGGCCCAGCAGGAACCCCCCGCTCAGCAGGATTCCGCCGCACAGCCGGAGTCCACCGGCCGGCAGGAACCCGCAGACTGCTCCGACGACACGACGTCGAGCCGCGCGGAGCCCGCAGCCGGCCGCATTCCCCTCCAGCGCTGA
- a CDS encoding DUF5324 family protein has translation MTRIDSVRTATGSAKDSVLHAAEAVAPYADTAKVRAAHYAQEARVRLAPVVTQAAGQARVQYGAHVQPFMEQARTRVPPKVDLAAQQAADRTRKAARQAADYSRPRIEQAVAVAGPAKEQAAARGAAALAALRSQVSAQQIEKLARKQRRRAKAGRAAKTALILSAVAGGAFAAWKWWDKQANPDWLVEPPAATDVSGATKLTSVDGSEGAALDPEVEAKEAEEKAARRDDQS, from the coding sequence GTGACCCGCATCGACAGCGTGCGCACCGCGACCGGTTCGGCGAAGGACAGCGTGCTGCACGCCGCGGAAGCGGTGGCGCCCTACGCCGACACGGCCAAGGTCAGGGCCGCGCACTACGCGCAGGAGGCCCGCGTACGGCTCGCGCCCGTGGTGACGCAGGCCGCAGGCCAGGCCCGCGTCCAGTACGGCGCCCATGTGCAGCCGTTCATGGAACAGGCCCGGACGCGTGTGCCGCCCAAGGTCGACCTGGCCGCCCAGCAGGCCGCCGACCGCACCCGCAAGGCCGCCCGGCAGGCGGCGGACTACTCCCGCCCGAGGATCGAGCAGGCGGTGGCCGTCGCAGGTCCCGCGAAGGAGCAGGCCGCGGCCCGTGGTGCGGCCGCGCTGGCGGCGCTGCGCAGCCAGGTGTCGGCACAGCAGATCGAGAAGCTCGCCCGCAAGCAGCGGCGGCGGGCGAAGGCCGGCCGCGCCGCGAAGACGGCGCTGATCCTGAGCGCTGTGGCAGGCGGCGCCTTCGCGGCCTGGAAGTGGTGGGACAAGCAGGCCAACCCGGACTGGCTGGTGGAGCCGCCGGCCGCGACGGACGTGTCCGGGGCGACGAAGCTGACGTCGGTGGACGGCAGCGAGGGGGCCGCTCTCGACCCCGAGGTCGAGGCCAAGGAGGCCGAGGAGAAGGCGGCCCGCCGCGACGACCAGTCCTGA
- a CDS encoding DLW-39 family protein, producing the protein MKKLLLVALAAIGGLLVYRQIQADRAEQDLWTEATDSVPTGS; encoded by the coding sequence GTGAAGAAGCTTCTCCTGGTCGCACTGGCCGCCATCGGCGGGCTCCTCGTGTACCGCCAGATCCAGGCGGATCGCGCCGAGCAGGATCTGTGGACGGAGGCGACTGACTCCGTGCCCACGGGTTCGTGA
- a CDS encoding protein kinase domain-containing protein, with protein MGEVFAGRYELVDPIGRGGVGAVWRAWDHRRRRYVAAKVLLQSDAHSLLRFVREQALRIDHPHVLAPSSWAADDDKVLFTMDLVTGGSLVHLVGDYGPLPPAFVCTLLDQLLAGLAAVHAEDVLHRDIKPANVLLEATGTGRPRLRLSDFGIAMRLGEPRLTETNLVVGTPGYLAPEQLMGSEPDFPADLFAVGLVALYLLEGAKPDAKALIQYFADHGTPGAPRGVPEPLWQVVASLLQPDPQARFRTATGARKALAAAAELLPEPGPDDELIEIFDQLGPLPAGFTADGPLKRASGLGPGGVRTAPEEHLPAEERSSPSGAGRYDAGTGAGTGDRSGPPGGGGVVPADPRRSTASGPAPQPPGMTDTGSFPLPPPRATVTSSPAPAPPAPDHAPPTPAQDGYGVPHPQAGDSSPVSPHDPTHPLRSPLPPPAPYPEAATAEYTAQGSRLPPPGEAPPVRGSTARRTHRRRARRPGPSAKVAVPVLFLALACYAVGFWALTRI; from the coding sequence ATGGGTGAGGTCTTCGCCGGCCGGTACGAACTGGTCGATCCGATCGGACGCGGGGGCGTCGGCGCCGTCTGGCGCGCCTGGGACCACCGCCGCCGCCGCTATGTGGCCGCCAAGGTGCTGCTGCAGAGCGACGCCCACTCCCTGCTCCGCTTCGTGCGCGAACAGGCGCTGCGCATCGATCACCCCCATGTGCTCGCGCCCTCCAGCTGGGCCGCGGACGACGACAAGGTCCTGTTCACCATGGACCTGGTCACCGGGGGCTCGCTGGTCCACCTGGTCGGCGACTACGGTCCGCTGCCGCCGGCCTTCGTCTGCACCCTGCTCGACCAGCTGCTGGCCGGACTCGCCGCGGTGCACGCGGAGGACGTCCTGCACCGCGACATCAAGCCCGCCAACGTCCTCCTGGAGGCCACCGGCACGGGCAGGCCCCGGCTGCGGCTGTCCGACTTCGGCATCGCCATGCGGCTGGGCGAGCCCCGGCTGACCGAGACCAACCTGGTGGTGGGCACGCCGGGCTATCTGGCGCCGGAGCAACTGATGGGCTCCGAACCGGACTTCCCCGCGGATCTGTTCGCCGTGGGCCTGGTCGCGCTGTATCTGCTGGAGGGCGCCAAGCCGGACGCCAAGGCCCTCATCCAGTACTTCGCCGACCACGGGACCCCCGGCGCGCCCCGGGGCGTTCCCGAGCCACTCTGGCAGGTCGTGGCCTCGCTGCTGCAGCCGGACCCGCAGGCGCGGTTCCGTACGGCCACGGGGGCGCGGAAGGCGCTCGCGGCGGCCGCGGAGCTGCTGCCGGAACCCGGCCCCGACGACGAACTCATCGAGATCTTCGACCAACTGGGGCCGCTGCCCGCGGGGTTCACCGCGGACGGTCCGCTGAAGCGGGCTTCGGGCCTGGGTCCGGGCGGGGTCCGCACGGCCCCGGAGGAGCACCTGCCTGCGGAGGAGCGGAGCTCTCCGTCCGGTGCCGGCAGGTACGACGCCGGTACGGGCGCGGGCACCGGAGACCGCTCGGGTCCGCCGGGCGGCGGGGGCGTCGTACCCGCCGATCCGCGGCGGTCCACCGCGTCCGGGCCCGCCCCGCAGCCGCCGGGCATGACGGACACCGGGAGCTTCCCCCTGCCGCCGCCCCGGGCCACGGTCACCTCCTCGCCCGCCCCCGCTCCGCCCGCCCCCGACCACGCGCCTCCCACGCCGGCACAGGACGGTTACGGCGTACCGCACCCCCAGGCCGGGGACTCCTCCCCCGTCTCACCGCACGACCCCACGCATCCGCTGCGCTCACCCCTCCCCCCGCCCGCCCCGTACCCCGAGGCGGCCACGGCCGAGTACACCGCCCAGGGCTCACGGCTCCCGCCCCCGGGCGAGGCGCCGCCGGTGCGGGGATCCACCGCCCGGCGGACCCACCGCCGGCGCGCCCGCCGCCCCGGCCCGTCGGCGAAGGTGGCCGTGCCCGTCCTGTTCCTGGCCCTGGCCTGCTACGCCGTGGGGTTCTGGGCCCTCACGCGGATCTGA
- a CDS encoding DUF3566 domain-containing protein — MSGATGAGPTGTGRGTDGGGRGSAARATDPHTTNLKAIKSPAKDASSSGRQGSQGGTVTDTRGGQQAASGQGAGAQTASPLPGERQGQQQSGPYHPPQAYQAQSGTAAGRTGAVRRPRTGARTTPRVRKARLRVAKADPWSVMKVSFLLSIALGICTIVAAAVLWMVMDAMGVFSTVGGTISEATGSNESNGFDLQSFLSLPNVLMFTTIIAVIDVVLATALATLGAFIYNLSAGFVGGVELTLAEDE, encoded by the coding sequence GTGAGCGGAGCCACGGGCGCCGGACCGACCGGGACCGGTAGGGGAACGGACGGCGGTGGCCGTGGCTCCGCCGCGCGGGCGACGGATCCGCACACGACCAATCTCAAAGCGATCAAGTCGCCCGCCAAGGACGCCTCCTCGTCCGGCAGGCAGGGATCCCAGGGGGGAACCGTGACGGACACCCGAGGCGGGCAGCAGGCCGCGTCCGGCCAGGGGGCCGGCGCCCAGACGGCCTCGCCGCTGCCGGGGGAACGCCAGGGGCAGCAGCAGTCGGGCCCGTACCACCCGCCGCAGGCCTACCAGGCGCAGTCCGGTACGGCGGCCGGGCGGACCGGCGCGGTCCGCCGTCCCCGCACGGGGGCGCGCACCACCCCGCGTGTGCGCAAGGCGCGCCTGCGCGTGGCGAAGGCCGACCCGTGGTCGGTGATGAAGGTCAGCTTCCTGCTCTCCATCGCGCTGGGCATCTGCACGATCGTCGCGGCGGCGGTGCTGTGGATGGTCATGGACGCCATGGGCGTGTTCTCGACGGTCGGCGGCACCATCTCCGAGGCGACCGGCTCCAACGAGTCGAACGGCTTCGACCTGCAGTCGTTCCTGTCGCTGCCCAACGTCCTGATGTTCACGACGATCATCGCGGTCATCGACGTCGTCCTGGCCACGGCGCTGGCGACCCTCGGCGCGTTCATCTACAACCTCTCCGCGGGCTTCGTGGGCGGCGTCGAGCTGACCCTCGCCGAGGACGAGTAA
- a CDS encoding helix-turn-helix domain-containing protein codes for MDAAQQEATARARELQRNWYGEPLGALFRRLIDDLGLNQARLAGVLGLSAPMLSQLMSGQRAKIGNPAVVQRVQLLQDLSGQVADGSVSAAEATERMEEIKKSQGGSVLSNTTQTTSGSGAPTVKRVVREIQSLLRSVAAAGDIIDAADTLAPTHPELAEFLRVYGAGRTSDAVTHYQSHQN; via the coding sequence ATGGACGCCGCACAGCAGGAAGCAACCGCGAGGGCGCGGGAACTGCAGCGGAACTGGTACGGGGAGCCGCTGGGGGCGCTCTTCCGTAGGCTCATAGACGACCTGGGCCTCAACCAGGCCCGTCTCGCGGGGGTTCTGGGACTGTCCGCACCGATGCTCTCGCAGCTGATGAGCGGCCAGCGGGCGAAGATCGGCAATCCCGCGGTGGTGCAGCGGGTGCAGCTGCTGCAGGACCTGTCGGGGCAGGTCGCGGACGGCAGTGTGAGCGCGGCCGAGGCGACCGAGCGCATGGAGGAGATCAAGAAGTCACAGGGGGGCTCGGTGCTCAGCAACACCACGCAGACGACCAGCGGTTCGGGGGCGCCCACGGTCAAGCGGGTGGTCCGCGAGATCCAGTCCCTGCTGCGTTCGGTGGCCGCCGCCGGCGACATCATCGACGCCGCCGACACCCTGGCGCCGACCCATCCCGAACTGGCGGAGTTCCTCCGGGTCTACGGCGCCGGTCGCACCTCCGACGCGGTCACGCACTACCAGTCCCACCAGAACTGA
- a CDS encoding peptidylprolyl isomerase: MAEQLNATLKTNHGDIQVRLFANQAPITVKNFVELAKGEREWTNPQTGEKSTDKLYDGTVFHRVISGFMIQGGDPLGNGTGGPGYQFEDEFHPDLRFDKPYLLAMANAGPGTNGSQFFITVAPTAWLNRKHTIFGEVADPASQKVIDTIAAAQTNPRTDRPVNDVVIESVEIHEG, encoded by the coding sequence GTGGCTGAGCAGCTCAACGCCACCCTGAAGACCAACCACGGCGACATCCAGGTCCGGCTCTTCGCGAACCAGGCGCCGATCACGGTCAAGAACTTCGTCGAGCTCGCCAAGGGCGAGCGGGAGTGGACCAATCCCCAGACCGGTGAGAAGTCCACGGACAAGCTCTACGACGGCACGGTCTTCCACCGGGTGATCAGCGGTTTCATGATCCAGGGCGGTGACCCGCTGGGCAACGGCACCGGGGGTCCCGGCTACCAGTTCGAGGACGAGTTCCACCCGGACCTGCGCTTCGACAAGCCCTACCTGCTGGCGATGGCCAACGCGGGCCCGGGCACCAACGGCTCGCAGTTCTTCATCACCGTCGCCCCGACGGCATGGCTGAACCGCAAGCACACCATCTTCGGTGAGGTCGCCGACCCCGCCAGCCAGAAGGTCATCGACACCATCGCGGCCGCGCAGACCAACCCGCGCACCGACCGCCCGGTGAACGACGTCGTGATCGAGTCGGTCGAGATCCACGAGGGCTGA
- the gyrA gene encoding DNA gyrase subunit A has protein sequence MTDENTPVTPLEDVDAAAMRVEPVGLETEMQRSYLDYAMSVIVSRALPDVRDGLKPVHRRVLYAMYDGGYRPERGFYKCARVVGDVMGNYHPHGDSSIYDALVRLAQPWSMRMPLVDSNGNFGSPGNDPAAAMRYTECKMAPLSMEMVRDIDEETVDFTDNYDGRSQEPTVLPARFPNLLINGSAGIAVGMATNIPPHNLREVAAGAQWYLENPEASHEELLDALIDRIKGPDFPTGALVVGRKGIEEAYRTGRGSITMRAVVEVEEIQNRQCLVVTELPYQTNPDNLAQKIADLVKDGKIGGIADVRDETSSRTGQRLVIVLKRDAVAKVVLNNLYKHTDLQTNFGANMLALVDGVPRTLSLDAFIRHWVAHQIEVIVRRTRFRLRKAEERAHILRGLLKALDAIDEVIALIRRSDTVEIARGGLMDLLEIDEIQANAILEMQLRRLAALERQKIVQEHDELQAKISEYNEILASPVRQRGIVSQELAAIVEKFGDDRKTKLIPYEGDMSIEDLIAEEDIVVTVTRGGYIKRTKTDDYRAQKRGGKGVRGTKLKEDDIVNHFFVSTTHHWLLFFTNKGRVYRVKAYELPDAGRDARGQHVANLLAFQPDETIAQIRAIRDYEAVPYLVLATKAGLVKKTSLKDYDSPRSGGVIAINLREQEDGTDDELIGAELVSSDDDLLLISRKAQSIRFTATDDTLRPMGRATSGVKGMSFREGDELLSMNVVRPGTFVFTATDGGYAKRTAVDEYRVQGRGGLGIKAAKIVEDRGSLVGALVVEETDEILAITLSGGVIRTRVNEIRETGRDTMGVQLINLGKRDAVVGIARNAEAGREAEEVDGDVVVDETADGAAPAGTDEGEAPSAE, from the coding sequence ATGACCGACGAGAACACTCCCGTCACCCCTCTCGAGGACGTGGACGCGGCCGCGATGCGCGTCGAGCCCGTCGGGCTCGAGACGGAGATGCAGCGCTCGTACCTCGACTACGCGATGTCCGTCATCGTCTCGCGTGCGCTGCCCGACGTCCGTGACGGCCTCAAGCCCGTCCACCGCCGCGTGCTGTACGCCATGTACGACGGCGGCTACCGCCCCGAGCGCGGCTTCTACAAGTGCGCGCGCGTCGTCGGCGACGTCATGGGCAACTACCACCCGCACGGCGACTCCTCGATCTACGACGCGCTGGTCCGTCTGGCGCAGCCGTGGTCGATGCGGATGCCGCTGGTGGACTCCAACGGCAACTTCGGCTCCCCGGGCAACGACCCGGCGGCGGCGATGCGCTACACCGAGTGCAAGATGGCGCCGCTGTCGATGGAGATGGTCCGCGACATCGACGAGGAGACCGTCGACTTCACGGACAACTACGACGGCCGCTCCCAGGAGCCGACGGTCCTTCCGGCCCGCTTCCCGAACCTGCTGATCAACGGCTCGGCCGGTATCGCGGTCGGCATGGCGACCAACATCCCGCCGCACAACCTGCGCGAGGTCGCGGCCGGCGCCCAGTGGTACCTGGAGAACCCCGAGGCGTCCCACGAGGAGCTGCTCGACGCGCTGATCGACCGGATCAAGGGCCCCGACTTCCCGACCGGCGCCCTCGTGGTGGGCCGCAAAGGCATCGAGGAGGCCTACCGCACGGGCCGCGGCTCGATCACCATGCGCGCGGTGGTCGAGGTCGAGGAGATCCAGAACCGCCAGTGCCTGGTGGTCACCGAGCTGCCCTACCAGACCAACCCCGACAACCTGGCGCAGAAGATCGCCGACCTGGTGAAGGACGGCAAGATCGGCGGCATCGCCGACGTGCGCGACGAGACGTCCTCGCGCACCGGCCAGCGCCTGGTCATCGTGCTGAAGCGGGACGCGGTCGCCAAGGTCGTGCTGAACAACCTGTACAAGCACACCGACCTGCAGACCAACTTCGGCGCCAACATGCTGGCCCTGGTCGACGGTGTGCCGCGCACGCTGTCCCTGGACGCGTTCATCCGGCACTGGGTGGCGCACCAGATCGAGGTCATCGTCCGCCGTACGCGCTTCCGGCTGCGCAAGGCCGAGGAGCGGGCGCACATCCTGCGCGGCCTGCTGAAGGCCCTGGACGCCATCGACGAGGTCATCGCGCTGATCCGGCGCAGCGACACCGTCGAGATCGCGCGCGGGGGCCTGATGGACCTCCTGGAGATCGACGAGATCCAGGCGAACGCCATCCTCGAGATGCAGCTGCGCCGGCTGGCCGCCCTGGAGCGTCAGAAGATCGTCCAGGAGCACGACGAACTCCAGGCGAAGATCAGCGAGTACAACGAGATCCTCGCCTCGCCGGTCCGCCAGCGCGGCATCGTCAGCCAGGAGCTGGCCGCGATCGTCGAGAAGTTCGGCGACGACCGCAAGACGAAGCTGATCCCCTATGAGGGCGACATGTCCATCGAGGACCTGATCGCCGAGGAGGACATCGTCGTCACGGTCACGCGCGGCGGCTACATCAAGCGCACCAAGACCGACGACTACCGGGCCCAGAAGCGCGGCGGCAAGGGCGTGCGCGGCACGAAGCTCAAGGAAGACGACATCGTCAACCACTTCTTCGTGTCCACCACCCACCACTGGCTGCTGTTCTTCACCAACAAGGGCCGGGTCTACCGGGTCAAGGCCTACGAACTCCCCGACGCCGGCCGGGACGCCCGCGGGCAGCACGTGGCGAACCTGCTGGCCTTCCAGCCGGACGAGACGATCGCCCAGATCCGCGCGATCCGCGACTACGAGGCGGTGCCCTACCTGGTCCTGGCCACCAAGGCGGGCCTGGTGAAGAAGACGTCGCTGAAGGACTACGACTCCCCGCGCTCCGGCGGTGTGATCGCCATCAACCTGCGCGAGCAGGAGGACGGCACCGACGACGAGCTGATCGGAGCCGAACTCGTCTCGTCCGACGACGATCTCCTGCTGATCAGCAGGAAGGCGCAGTCGATCAGGTTCACGGCCACGGACGACACGCTGCGTCCCATGGGCCGTGCGACCTCGGGCGTCAAGGGCATGAGTTTCCGCGAAGGGGACGAACTGCTCTCGATGAATGTTGTTCGACCCGGTACGTTCGTGTTCACTGCCACAGACGGCGGGTACGCGAAGCGGACCGCGGTCGACGAGTACCGCGTCCAGGGGCGTGGCGGCCTCGGCATCAAGGCTGCCAAGATCGTCGAGGACCGCGGCTCCCTCGTCGGGGCACTGGTGGTCGAGGAGACCGACGAAATTCTCGCCATCACGCTGTCGGGTGGTGTGATTCGTACGCGAGTCAACGAGATCAGGGAAACCGGCCGTGACACCATGGGCGTCCAACTGATCAATCTGGGCAAGCGCGATGCCGTGGTCGGCATCGCTCGTAACGCCGAGGCTGGACGCGAGGCGGAGGAAGTCGACGGCGACGTGGTCGTGGACGAGACCGCCGACGGGGCCGCGCCCGCCGGTACGGACGAGGGTGAGGCGCCCTCGGCCGAGTAG
- a CDS encoding VOC family protein, with product MTLEWRNVIVHSADPKALGQWWAEALGWVVVHVSDVEFAIQPERDRLPGLEFVLLDEPRKAKSRLHLDFVPDDQDAEVARLEAHGARRVDIGQGDQPWVVMADPEGNEFCVLGRRSQ from the coding sequence ATGACCTTGGAATGGCGCAATGTGATCGTCCACTCGGCGGATCCGAAGGCCCTGGGGCAGTGGTGGGCCGAGGCCCTCGGGTGGGTCGTGGTCCACGTCTCCGACGTGGAGTTCGCGATCCAGCCGGAGCGGGACCGCCTGCCGGGGCTGGAGTTCGTCCTGCTCGACGAGCCCAGGAAGGCCAAGAGCCGGCTCCACCTCGACTTCGTGCCCGACGACCAGGACGCCGAGGTGGCCCGCCTCGAGGCTCATGGCGCGAGGCGTGTCGACATCGGTCAGGGGGACCAGCCGTGGGTCGTCATGGCGGACCCCGAGGGCAACGAGTTCTGCGTCCTCGGCCGACGGAGTCAGTGA
- a CDS encoding rhomboid family intramembrane serine protease: MDDQAAGSPQDARRVPVCYRHPERETGIRCTRCERPICPECMVDASVGFQCPECVREGRGTGHAPAASVPRTIAGGAVAADPRLVTKILLGINLAVFLAVQVRPSLVRDLYLIGAWPPAPFLPTQGVAEGEWYRLFTSMFTHQEIWHIAFNMLSLWWLGGPLEQALGRARYLTLYLISGLAGGALTYLLASGTTASLGASGAIFGLFGATAVLMRRLKYDMRPVIALLVINLIFTFGWSNIAWQAHIGGLVAGVVIGYAMVHAPRERRALVQYGTCALVLVAVAVMALLRTAQLT, encoded by the coding sequence ATGGACGACCAGGCCGCCGGCAGCCCGCAGGACGCCCGGCGCGTCCCTGTCTGCTATCGCCACCCGGAGCGCGAGACCGGCATCCGCTGCACCCGGTGCGAGCGGCCGATCTGCCCCGAGTGCATGGTCGACGCCTCGGTCGGATTCCAGTGCCCGGAGTGCGTCCGCGAAGGACGGGGCACCGGGCACGCGCCCGCCGCCTCCGTGCCCCGCACGATCGCCGGCGGCGCCGTCGCCGCCGACCCCCGGCTGGTCACCAAGATCCTCCTCGGCATCAACCTCGCGGTGTTCCTCGCCGTACAGGTCCGGCCGTCGCTGGTGCGCGACCTGTATCTCATCGGGGCCTGGCCGCCGGCGCCCTTCCTGCCGACCCAGGGGGTGGCCGAGGGCGAGTGGTACCGCCTGTTCACCTCGATGTTCACGCACCAGGAGATCTGGCACATCGCCTTCAACATGCTCAGCCTGTGGTGGCTGGGCGGACCGCTGGAGCAGGCCCTCGGCCGCGCCCGTTATCTCACGCTCTATCTGATCTCGGGCCTGGCGGGCGGCGCGCTGACCTATCTGCTGGCCTCGGGCACCACGGCCTCGCTCGGCGCGTCCGGCGCCATCTTCGGACTCTTCGGCGCGACCGCCGTGCTGATGCGCCGGCTCAAGTACGACATGCGCCCGGTCATCGCCCTGCTGGTGATCAACCTGATCTTCACCTTCGGCTGGAGCAACATCGCCTGGCAGGCCCACATCGGGGGACTCGTCGCCGGTGTCGTGATCGGGTACGCCATGGTGCACGCCCCGCGTGAGCGGCGGGCCCTGGTGCAGTACGGCACCTGTGCGCTGGTGCTGGTCGCGGTCGCCGTGATGGCCCTGTTGAGGACCGCGCAGCTCACCTGA
- the gyrB gene encoding DNA topoisomerase (ATP-hydrolyzing) subunit B, giving the protein MADSGNPNENIPSTDAGVNSAAATSGSEGTASYDASAITVLEGLDAVRKRPGMYIGSTGERGLHHLVQEVVDNSVDEALAGHADTIDVTILADGGVRVVDNGRGIPVGIVPSEGKPAVEVVLTVLHAGGKFGGGGYAVSGGLHGVGVSVVNALSTRVAVEVKTDGHRWTQEYKLGVPTAPLARHEATEETGTSVTFWADGDIFETTDYSFETLSRRFQEMAFLNKGLKINLTDERESAKATAGADEAGEDEKHEVKSVSYHYEGGIVDFVKYLNSRKGELVHPTVIDLEAEDRDRHLSLEVAMQWNGGYTEGVYSFANIIHTHEGGTHEEGFRAALTSLINKYARDKKLLRDKDDNLTGDDIREGLTAIISVKLAEPQFEGQTKTKLGNTEVKTFVQKVVYEHLNDWLDRNPNEAADIIRKGIAAATARVAARKARDLTRRKGLLESASLPGKLSDCQSNDPVKCEIFIVEGDSAGGSAKSGRNPQYQAILPIRGKILNVEKARIDRILQNQEIQAMISAFGTGVHEDFDIERLRYHKIILMADADVDGQHINTLLLTFLFRFMRPLVEAGHVFLSRPPLYKIKWGRDDFEYAYSDRERDALIEMGRNAGKRIREDSVQRFKGLGEMNAEELRITTMDQEHRVLGQVTLDDAAQADDLFSVLMGEDVEARRAFIQRNAKDVRFLDI; this is encoded by the coding sequence GTGGCCGATTCCGGCAACCCCAACGAGAACATCCCGTCCACCGACGCCGGCGTGAACAGCGCGGCGGCCACCTCGGGCAGCGAGGGCACCGCCTCGTACGACGCCAGTGCCATCACCGTCCTCGAGGGTCTGGACGCGGTCCGCAAGCGACCCGGTATGTACATCGGCTCGACCGGTGAGCGAGGACTGCACCACCTGGTGCAGGAGGTCGTCGACAACTCCGTCGACGAGGCGCTGGCCGGTCACGCGGACACGATCGACGTGACGATCCTCGCCGACGGCGGCGTCCGGGTCGTCGACAACGGCCGCGGCATCCCGGTGGGCATCGTCCCGTCCGAGGGCAAGCCCGCCGTCGAGGTCGTGCTGACCGTGCTGCACGCGGGCGGCAAGTTCGGCGGCGGCGGTTACGCGGTCTCCGGCGGTCTGCACGGCGTGGGCGTCTCCGTCGTCAACGCCCTCTCCACCAGGGTCGCCGTGGAGGTCAAAACCGACGGCCACCGCTGGACGCAGGAGTACAAGCTGGGCGTCCCCACGGCGCCGCTCGCCCGGCACGAGGCCACCGAGGAGACCGGCACGTCGGTCACCTTCTGGGCCGACGGCGACATCTTCGAGACCACCGACTACTCCTTCGAGACGCTCTCCCGGCGCTTCCAGGAGATGGCCTTCCTCAACAAGGGCCTGAAGATCAACCTCACCGACGAGCGCGAGTCGGCGAAGGCCACCGCCGGTGCGGACGAGGCGGGTGAGGACGAGAAGCACGAGGTCAAGAGCGTCTCGTACCACTACGAGGGCGGCATCGTCGACTTCGTGAAGTACCTCAACTCCCGCAAGGGAGAGCTGGTGCACCCCACCGTGATCGACCTCGAGGCCGAGGACAGGGACAGGCACCTGTCCCTCGAGGTCGCCATGCAGTGGAACGGCGGCTACACCGAGGGCGTGTACTCGTTCGCCAACATCATCCACACCCACGAGGGCGGTACGCACGAGGAGGGCTTCCGCGCGGCGCTCACCTCCCTCATCAACAAGTACGCGCGCGACAAGAAGCTGCTGCGCGACAAGGACGACAACCTCACGGGTGACGACATCCGCGAGGGTCTGACCGCGATCATCTCGGTCAAGCTGGCCGAGCCGCAGTTCGAGGGCCAGACCAAGACCAAGCTGGGCAACACCGAGGTGAAGACCTTCGTGCAGAAGGTCGTCTACGAGCACCTCAACGACTGGCTGGACCGCAACCCCAACGAGGCCGCGGACATCATCCGCAAGGGCATCGCGGCGGCCACCGCGCGGGTGGCGGCCCGCAAGGCGCGCGACCTGACCCGCCGCAAGGGCCTGCTGGAGTCGGCCTCCCTGCCGGGCAAGCTGTCCGACTGCCAGTCGAACGACCCCGTCAAGTGCGAGATCTTCATCGTCGAGGGCGACTCCGCCGGCGGTTCGGCCAAGTCCGGCCGGAACCCGCAGTACCAGGCGATCCTCCCGATCCGCGGAAAGATCCTCAACGTCGAGAAGGCGCGCATCGACCGGATCCTGCAGAACCAGGAGATCCAGGCGATGATCTCCGCGTTCGGCACCGGTGTGCACGAGGACTTCGACATCGAGAGGCTCCGCTATCACAAGATCATCCTGATGGCGGACGCCGACGTCGACGGCCAGCACATCAACACCCTGCTGCTGACCTTCCTGTTCCGCTTCATGCGGCCGCTGGTCGAGGCCGGGCACGTGTTCCTGTCCCGTCCGCCGCTCTACAAGATCAAGTGGGGCAGGGACGACTTCGAGTACGCGTACTCCGACCGGGAGCGCGACGCGCTGATCGAGATGGGCCGCAACGCCGGCAAGCGCATCCGTGAGGACTCCGTCCAGCGCTTCAAGGGCCTCGGCGAGATGAACGCCGAGGAGCTGCGCATCACCACGATGGACCAGGAGCACCGCGTCCTCGGCCAGGTCACCCTGGACGACGCCGCCCAGGCCGACGACCTGTTCTCGGTCCTGATGGGCGAGGACGTCGAGGCCCGCCGCGCGTTCATCCAGCGCAACGCCAAGGACGTCCGGTTCCTCGACATCTGA